GCCATCCTTGCAAATAGGCCTGTAGGGGAATCGGATGGATGCCCAGTTTGTTAGCATGGAACAGAAGACATCAAACATATGATGTTCATATATGATCATGCAAGGGAGGTCTGGCAATTGCTTGGCATCTAGGAAATATTACAACACTTCCTAACCTCTAACAAATCCGGTTCAATAATCATTGATGATATTATTAGAAGAGAAGAACAGATAGATGCTTTAGATGTGGGTCTGGCAGAGTTGGTGCTTACTGCTGGCTGGTATATTTAGTGGGAGCGTTAGTAATATGTACATGGGAAAGCAATCCAACGACCCTCAAGATCAGCTGTCTATTGTGGCGCTAACGAAAAAATATAAAGcgagaaggaaggaaggaagaaaAGGTCACAAATACGACGGGGATGGTTAAAGCCCCCAGAGGGGAAAGTAATGGTGAATGTTGATGCGGCCTTTGATGAGGAAGAGGGATGTGGTAGTGTGGGTGCAGTCATAAGAGATAGCACGAGAGGAGTCTTAGTTGCTGCCCACAGCTTTGTGCCACACTTGATAGATGCACCGATGGCAAAAGCCTATGCATTGAAAGAAGGATTGATGCTAGCACAACATATCGGGTGCAACAGGTTAATTATCCAATTAGATTGTATGGAGATCGTAGATATAATGAAAGATTTTCAGGATATTATGAATGAGagatatgaattagggtttcagggATGCTCTAGGGAGAGGGCAGGGGTCTGATTATATAGCCTGGTGGGATAAACAtaagcccttggatcaaaccaacttaaggGATGACTTAGACGCATCCTTAGagacggtggaggaagcttccagaagccAGAGTCGAAAGAGCTCTAGGCAGGCCTTCTAGTACTATATAGAGCCTTCCCATGTATATTTTGTGGAATAATTCTCTTGTTTTCTTTGACGAATAAGTCCTTGATAGTTTTTCGATAAATCCTGTAGAGATCATAGATTCACCAAAACCCATAGAttttgttagtttaaaccctaaaCCTTTATTGATGATCTCAATTGTGCCCTTATGCATGTTTATTTGACTATAAAATGTTGATGTTAACTACCATCAACAGCTGGCAGATTCAGCAGAAAGCTCAAGCAAATAGGCTCTAAGTCCATTAAGACCCAAAACAAATGGTGTCAAATATATGGGATCAAGATACCTTATCGTCTGTATTTTGTCCTAAGCCTAACGACTTGGCTAAAGACAACAAGCAACAAGGTTCATGTACATGAGTCGTATCAATAAACGTGGAGATCAAGTTATCAAGCGTAGATAGTCGGCATTCTGATATCCACTAGGTATGGTTGAATGATCTGCTATACTTTACATGTAAATTAGGAAACACATATGTTAGCCAATTGGGTCTATTATAATCCTATCCCTaggctatataaggaggggtagaGGGGGACCCCCGATCAGGATCTATCTTCACATTCTATCGCATAGATATAATCATAAACACATATAAACGAGCATACAATATAGAGAGATCCACTTCAAACCAGACCTAGGGTACCACGTACTTGAACTAGTATAATTCCTATGTCTTGTGTTCAGCCTTGTATTGTCAAAGTAAATACTTCCAACAGTTGGCACTCTAAATAGGGATTTTTGCATATAGATTCATTGTTTTTTGGATGGGCCTCATCACTaggacgatgatgatgatgaccagATGTTGTTAGGCGATGATATCACTTCTAATGCCCTGGGCTTTGTCACTGACTGATTTAGGAACTTGCACTGCAAGACCTCGAACCACCCGCACAACAGGGAGAGCAGCCGCCCACTATCTACAAGTTCCTCACCAGGCTCGAAGGTGCCATGGAGGCAGGCCCAATTGCCTTGGCCCCACATGAACCTCTATGTTGAGGAAGTTTTTCCCAAGTTTAGTCAGGAATACCTCCTTACAATGGCCTTCAAGATCTAGAAAGATTCACACACACTGGACTCATGACATGCATCCACTGCCGCTACCCAACTACATCCTACCTAGGTTCCCAACTAGCTCAGGAAATGCCATGACAACTCATGCCTTTTTGTTTGCCAAGCCATCGAGATTGAAAGCCCGAGTTTGGTtttagataattgatgaaaccctagtactaacctctttaCTAagcgtgtgtagacttaatgaggttggtacatgccaagtgatggagcaagtgatgatcatggtgatgaccacaagatgatcaggtgctcaacttggaaaagaagaaagagaaaaacaaaaacttatggagatcaaggcaaagatattgcttagggttttgtttcggtgatcaagacaccatatagggtgtgatcacatttagaatagatagccgtactataaagaggggaattctttggctaagcggttatcaagtgccactaggtgtcattgttcttgtgcatgcatttagaacctagtgagctaacttaactcctttgaagaaaataattgtgaaaatgctaacacatgtgcacatattggtttacacattgtggtgttggcacactttgagaaggaggtggagtttgccgGCGGGATTCAacttttttgagaaaatgaaatgcatattttctattgcgccagtgGGAAATTTGGGGAAGTCGTGGTCACGTGGACGCAGTgcacagaggcaccggacgctggcccttagggtccggtgtgctgtcagtgctTGGCCTtattagggttgagcaccggacgcattgCACCGGATGTAGGGTGTtccctgttcatgcgtccggtCTGGCCTGTCTTTAGTAGAGGGTTTTCTGATTAAGAGCACCGAACGCTTAAGGTGCGTCTGGTGGTGTGAGTCCAGTGTGTAGGcggtttgcaaccctctctatgcatgagtccggtgtgcttcgaGTCCGGTGAGGTTGtgtgtttgcagacctctctgtgcATGTCACCCTAttagcattctagcatacttgacatccttgtgagcctaagaaaacacctcccactcatctccttcatagattaaacatctttgtgagattgggagtgattgaaagtgcatttgcttgagtgattgcatctagtggtacttggggatcgttctagctgcggttttcttgttactcttggtggttgccaccacctagacggcttggagcagctgaggagcattggcatgagttggtgattgttcgtggccatctcccagtgattgtgaggggttttgtgcctacctcggcggagagccaaagacaactctagtggattgtgcgtgtcattgagctacctcacttgtgggtaggttcttgtggtgttctagtgaggacgaggttcgtgctacacctcttagccgccaaaccaccaagtgttggtcgacacaatggggacgtagcgtgccggcaagcacgtgaacctcgggagaaaaatcggtgtctcaattgtgtttgattggcattctcccggtgcttgatagttcacattggtgattggttcatcccctacacggcggtataaatatctcatcatatcttttacttaccgcaaagtagtgtaattagttgagttgcttactttgccttgtgtagtatAGCTCACTAGTGTAgtttgtagtgacatagctcttgtgtgtctCGCAATCATATTAACTAGAATTGtttgataggtggcttgcaaacaccccattagagctagagcaaaaagcttcgctttgttatttactaacttcttactctagtgagtttgtagaatttttaaataggctattcaccccctctagccatataggACCTTTCAGAGATCCCTCTAGACAGGGCTAGACCCTCTCATCCAAGGAGGTAGAGCCATAAGCGTTAGGGCGAGTTCATCGATAATAAGTAGATGTAGAGCAACAATTGACAAGATTATAAACAGTCCATGCTAAAACCATGGTTTTTGAGTGACCCACCTCACCAAAAATTGTATCGCCTACAAAAGGAGGTTCGCAACGGAGGAAAAAAGGTTAATGAATACAAATCACCCAAAAAATAATAAGTGGCATAAGAAGGATGACCTTGCTTGAGAAGGGGAGAAAACTTCGAAAGGTGATCTTCCATGGCGGCAGCGTGTTCAAGCTCGACGAGATCCGAACGTGAGGATGTGGCAGGGCTGGACAGCTTCTTGGTGCCTAAATGGAAAAGGGAGTGAGTAGGGCAGCTTTAGGGCCTCTAAAAGGGTGATCTGGTGTGCGGGTACACTTGAATCCCATGGAGATCATGATCTTGTCGCTCGGTAGAAGTCTCGGTCAGCCACGGTCTCTAGAAGAAGAAAGGAAGGGAAGGGGAGGACGCTGCCACATGGGGCCAAGCTATCAGCGAGACAAACAACGAGGCCATGCTGTCAGTGAGAGCGAAGGGGAGAGGGCGCGGGCGAGCGGACTAGGCCGGGTGTTGGGCCCTACGTGCGCGTGGCCACCGGAGGAACAAAATGGCTGCTAGGCTTGGGGAGCAGGCCTTCAGGCCAAAAGTGGAGAAGGTGATGTTtacatttttttatttccaaAGCTCCTTTTGCAAATCCTTTTAAAAATCGATTTAAAAACATTTTGAGATTTAATCAAAACCACtcattgcaataaaatgaattctcaagcatgaatgcacaaacaagttgctaagtTCCTTAggtaattttaatttaatgaaaatattattttccctatatttcatgagcaccgaaaatacaaaatattttttacctatttcaaaagttgcacatttttgggtgttacaggaaTTTTACTTAGAGTATTACTAGGTTAATTAATTTATATTATGCCAATAGGAAGGGATGGCTAACACTACTGCATACATACagaggctttgccgagagccctagacgctcggcaaaggcagtcttgctctcggcaaagcctttgccgagagtcccTCTCGGCAAAGGCCTATCGACACATCTTTTATCGGCAAagaggtctttgccgagagtcatttatcgggctctcggcaaagggttTGCCAAGAGCCAAacctagctctcggcaaagaaaagtagCCGTTACGGCTGTTGGCGGTTGACGGcgactttgccgagagctacctgaccaagctctcggcaaagaaatttatttttttttctggaaaaggtctttgccgagagctggcAGGAGTGCTCTCGGCAAagtcttaaatttttttttggaaacctCTTTGGCGAGAGCCTCTAggagggctctcggcaaagctggctATTTGGCCATGCAGGTgggcttctttgccgagagccctggccctggctctcggcaaatcgACCATTttccagctttgccgagagtccCTCTCGGCAAATCGACCACTTTTTCAGCTTTGCTGAGGGGTGCTCTCGGCAAATggaccaaaatatttttttttctattttttcatcCAATTTCCACTGAGAAGATCATATGACACATATATTTCCACAAAATCATATATTTCACATCCAAGAGCCTATAGCTCACATAATCGACTCGATGACAATATATACCACATAAATGATTATTTCCATCACTTTGTCCATCGTAACAAGTTCAAATACTCCAAACTAAAGTCACATACATCCAAACTAACTCCAACATGTTCAATAACCACATTCCACAAAGTTCACATGTTTAAACAAAATAAATCCATCACCACATAGTCCACATACTCCAAACTAACTGCATCTCAAGCTAAGTCGACCTGACTCACTGTGAAGGCTCCCAATTGATACGAGGGACACCTTGGCCGCGTACCGCAGGAGAGCCATCATCTGGAGGTGTCGGCGAGATGCCAGGTGTTGGAGAAATGCCAGGTGCCGCGTTTGAACCCGTTGACGGAGGCTGCACAAAGGAGAACATAGTTTATTAGACAAGATGACGACAATAACTAGTTTAGGACTTACTTGTGTCATTGAGTTTCCTCACAGGAGTATTAATAGGAGTAGTAAATACATGAGAGGGTGGCCGTGGAGCCAGTAGCGTAGGAACGCTATCATTTCTGCCATCTGTTGCTGATGGGCAAGCTGGTCGGCCTCTCGCTGGCGCTcttgagcctccaaccgctcagcCATCCTTTGCTGCTCGGCCCTTGATGCTTCGAGCTCAGcctacaacattggaaatcaaaTGTTAGAGTAATGCAAAGGTAACAAAAGCAACGCGAAGTAGAACTATTGAAAAATGATGAACAACCTGGAGTGCGTCGACCCGGTGCTGTGCCGGCTCCGGCCGTGGGCGTACGGGTGGGCGGTTGCTCACGCTCGTGGTCGATGCTCGGATCTAGGAGAGGGTGGGAGTAGTCGACCTGTCGATGACGCTGTTGCCAATCCAGTAGCGCCCATGCTTCTTGCCGCCTCCTATCCTCATGACAAGGTCTCCATCAATGTCATCGGTGGATGGATCGTAGTCCGGGCCATGGACCTGCCTTGCCGCCTGCGCGTAGGCGGTGACCTTGTCGTAGACGCCCGCGTTGGTGTACACCTCGAGCGGGTCATCCACGCTGAAGGAGACATCAGACGACGCCGGGCCCTTGTGGGACATGCCATACGCGGCGAACAAGGAGCAAGGCTGTCCCCCGTGTGCCGCCGACTGCGAGAAAGATAGCAACAGGGTTACAAATGAGGCATAATTGAATGAATTGAAACATTACCACGTACCCATGCTTGTGCGTATCCAGAGAGGCTGCGGTTCCCCTGATGGTGTGCTACACCAGGCATACGTCGACGCCTTTCCTGGCCCGCCCTGTGCGCCTCACGAAACACGGGGTCCAGCCACTTGTCCACCATCGCCTCCCAGGCGTCAGGACAGTTAGCGCACCACCAGGCCCTCATCTTCACATCAAGTATGTTACATATAAGAATATGAAACAATGCACTGATAAAAGGCTAAGGAATCAATATGAGAATCTACCTCTTCATCCATGTACTGCTCACGGGTCAAATCTATTTCCCTTGCCTCCGCCTTggtcttcctctgtccaagcctcGTCGCATAGTAGTTGATGACGGTCTGGACGCGCACGTCGTAGTGCATCTCACTGACGCGCGTCCTTGCAGACGCGGCAACCACGGTGTCGGCATAGTCCTGGTCAATTCCATCCTCTAGTTTGAAGTGGCGCTGCATATAGACACGGCATTATTGCAATGATAGACCAAAGATGCAATGTATTGAGACTTGTAGTGCGAGGAAGACTTACCCAGAACTCCTTGATAACCCTATTGGCCACATTGCCTTCTTGCGTGTCAGTGGCGGCCGCGTAGTGAGCAAACGTGTAGGCCGGCTCCTCCTTCCCCGTGAACTTGACAATTCCAGGGAAGTGTTCCCTGCACAAGAGACCTAGGATGCTGTTGACATGGCGAGTGCCACCACGTGCCCCTGACACAATAGTCCAGTTCCTGTAAAAGTCATTAAGAAAACATTTAAGTTTATATCTCCATGATCAACATACCATAGGAAGTAGTAATAGTATGTAAGTAACTTACTTAGTCCCCTCGGGACGAATCACAGCGCGTAGGGCTGGGTGTGGTGGCTGAGGGAGGGACGCGGGTCCTCGCAAGTAGACACTCGACGTAGTCGAGGAAGTGCTACCTCCAGTCCTGCCCTCTGcccccgcctcctcctcctcctcctcctcctcctcctcctcctgctgctgctcctacTCCTCCTAGACCCTCTCAGCAcctgcctcctcctccacctcgtcctcctcctcctcctcctcctcctctacaGGAGGCGTCACAGGAGGAGGAGGCACCGGCTGGCGGCTCCTGCGTCCACGCCTCCTCTGAGACGGCTCTGGAACGTCCTCTTCAACTACAGGACGCGTCCTTTGAAAGAGCGACGCCACGCTCCTCTGACGGCCGCCCACCATCTTTGTTCAATGACCTACAGTTCAAAGGAATAAAGAAGCAATTAGATATACATTCATAATAAATAAAGTATGACATGTATTACAAAATTATAAAGTATTTGCATGTACAAAATTAGAAAGTATTACATGTACCATCATAACTCTCATTATCACTATCAACATTATCGAAGTAATCATCATTATCCGAAGGAGAAGTGTCGTCGTTGTCATTGCCTTCATGTAATCGATCAAGCATTTGTAAGTCCTTTGCATTTCGCACCTCATCAgctgcatcatcatcatcaaccaCAACCACATCCATTCCTATCGCTTCAGTTAAGTCTATCACCAACCTCCCTTCTAGCTCCTCTTCTTGAAAGAACTCTCCTTCATACGTGTTTGGGTTGAAGTTGTAATCTTCATCGTTCGGTATAGGTAGTCGGCCGTGTGGCGATACCTTGTGCATAATGTACCAACCCTTGAGATCAACATTGGTTTGGCAAGCATAGGAGAGATAATAAACCTGTGTGGCCTGTGACGCCACAATATACACATCTTCTCCTAGATAGGCAGAATCCTGTCGAATTTCGATAAGGCCGAGATGAGGGGTCTTTCTTGTTACTGTAGGATCAAACCAATGGCATTTGAATATGACAGCACGAAGATTTGTGTGTCCATAGAATGAAATTTCAAACATTTCTTCAACTCTTCCATAATAGTCTAGGCCATCAGTGCCAGGCGTCAAAACTCCACTATTTGTGGTTCTTCGATTGGGCCGACTTCGCTCATATGCTGATGTGTGAAATCGATACCCATTGACATCATAACTAGTATATGACTTAACCTTAAAGGCTAGGCCGCCGGCAACCTGTCTGAGCTCATCACTCATAGACGCATCGGTGCGGGACTGCAAGTTCAAGCAGGATAGATCGCTCTATTAGTTGAACATACGAGGTACTGAATAAAAAGAGGTATTTTCAACAGTACCTTGGTTTTGAACCAACCAATGAAATCAGGGCTCCCTGGCCCCGCACCCTTTGAGAGAAGGGTATCTAATTCTTGCGGGGTAGGGTCCCTTGCTTGTTGCCAGTACTGATGAAGAAATTCCCTGTAACGAGAATCGAGGTTAGAAGGAGAATTCTAAGAAATTATTGAAACTAGTCTGTTAAGAACTTACCCAATGTACGGGTCCACCTCATCAAGGTTGGTCAAGACATATAGCATGATACAACGCCAGTCTTTCATCGTCAATTTCTTTGTGGTTGGTGCACTTGCCCTTCCAAGTTGCCCTCTGAAAAGGCTTAGGGTCGATCCATTTTCGTCTTCATTGTAACGAGGGGTTGGATTATGCACGCTTGGAAGCATCTCAGAATAGTACAATGTTGTGAAGTTTGAAACCTCCTCCAAAACTAATGCACTTGCAATGGAAGCCTCAATTTTGCCTTTGTTTCTGCATTTTTTGCGAACAGTCTTGAGTGTTCTCTCGACTGTATAGCATCAATGGCCCTGCACAGGCCCCCCCATTCGTGCCTCATACGGAAGGTGCAATATCAAATGTTGCATCGGATTGAAGAAGCTGGGTGGAAAGATCTTCTCTAGCTTACAACGCAAGACAGGTGCCGCTTTTTCTAAGTCTTTAATCATGGTCCGAGATATTTCCTTGGCACAAAGCTGTCGGAAGAAGAAGCTCAACTCTGCCAACACTATCCATACACCCTCAGGGACAAAGCCTCGAACCATCGCCGGAAGAAGCCGCTCAATCCATACGTGAAagtcatgactcttcatcccGTTGACTTTTAGAGTACTTAAGTTCACTCCCCTCCTCACATTCGCTGCATACCCATCAGGGAACATTAGCGTCTGAATCCATTGAAGGACTTCCCTCCTTTGTTTGGCAGTCAAGACGTAATCAGCCTTAGGTCGTTTCTGATTCTTTCTGTTTGCAGGAGGCCGCATCTCTTGAGTTGGCCTATCGCATAACGTTGCCAGGTCCACTCTAGCCTTAGGGTTGTCCTTTGACTTTTCAGTTTCCATCAGGGTTGCCCACAGTGCCTCGGCGACATTCTTTTCAGTGTGCATTACATCAATGTAATGTGGCATAAGAAGATCCTTATAATAGGGGAGCCTCGTCAAGCCCGACTTATGAGTCCACATATGATGCTCATTATACCCTTCGAAACGATCAACTCCTTCCTCAAGCACGAGAGCCTCTATCTGATCATTAATTTTAGCACCAGTGAACATTTGCGGTTGAGGATCTGTCACTACGACACCTTTCCTAAGGTTCTTAATGTCATGCCGAAATGGATGGTCAATAGGGAGGAATTGACGGTGTTGGTCAAAAGACGAATACTTGCCACCCTTGTTGAGCCAGATGAACTTCACACGATCCTTGCATAATGGACATGGGAATTTACCGTGAACACACCAGCCACAGAATATACCGTACGCTAGGAAGTCATGTATGGAGTACTGGTACCAAACATGCATTTTGAAGGGCTTCTGTGTAGGCCGATCATATGTCCTTCATTCCAAGCACTGATTAATTCATCAATCACAGGCTCCATGAACACACCCATATGTTTCCCTGGGTGCCCAGGAATTATCAACGACAAGAATATGTGCTCACGTCGGAAGGCGACACTGGGGGGAGATTGAGTGGGATAACGAACACAGGCCAACATGAGTATGGGGCAGCCATCAATCCATAGggattgaacccatctgttgCCAGCACAACACGCACATTACGAGCCTCTTCTGCTTTGTCATGGTGAATTTTATCAAAGTGGACCCATGCTTCACCATCAGCCGGATGCACCAGCTTATCAGGATTGTATCGTTTGCCCTCTTTATGCCACGTCATCTGTTTTGCATATGTCTCGCTCATGTATAGCCGTTGGATCctcggaacgaacgggaggtggTGTAGGACTTTGATGGGGATCGCAAGTTGTTTCTTTTGGCCATCCCCAGAGTCAGCCTCTAGATATCTGGAGGAGTTGCACTTTGGACAGTAATTTGCATCCTTGTAATCTTTCCTAAATAGAACACAGTTTTTTGGACAAACATGTATCTGCTCGTAGGGTATCTTAAGTCCAGCAAGGAGTTTCTGGCACTCGTACAAGTTCTTTGGCAGAACGTGGTCAGTTGGCAGCAGGCTACCAACCACCGTCAGCATTACATTGAAGAATTCTCGACTCATGTTAGCATCAGACTTAAACGCCATCAAGCGTCCGATGGCATCGAGCTGATAAATGTCAGTTTGACCGTGAAGAGGTTTCTGTGCTGAAGACAACATGTTGTAGAACGCCTTTGCACATTCCTTGGTCTCCTCATCTGCACGTCCATCAAAGAACTGTGCCTGCTGATAGTCATCTAACATGTCTGCGACCCCGGCATCATCATCAACATGCTCGATGCGTGGTCTCACGACCTCCTCTCTTGTCCGATGGGCTTCACCATGGTAGACCCACCGAGTATAGTTCGGCATAAATCCATTCTTCAGAAGGTGTTGACCCATTCTTATCTTGTCTTGCCATCTCCTATTTGCACATTTCATGCAGGGACACAACACTCTATTGCTTCCTTTCGTAGCCGGTCCAAATGCACTCTCCAAAAAAGCCTCAGTCTTCGTGAACCATTCATTGGTGAAATCAGTCTGACTTCTACGGCCCGTGTACATCCACTGACGATCATCCATCCTCTAACATATATAGCGACAAGTAATGTGACTTGCAGATAAAAGGTGTACCTAACATCTAATAGGATaggataggtcctaatcccacccgcGTATGCGTAGTAGGGTTAGTTTCCATAGTCTGCTCCGATCCGAGACagaatttcggcagcacctccccgctgTTCTCCAGATACACGTCCTACCATGGAGAGTGTGTATCCGAAGAACAACGTCGAGGTGATGCCAAAACTCTATCTCGGATATGAGCAAACCATGGAAACTAACCCTACTACGCATACGCGGGCTGTCCAAAGAACGTGGACAATCTGAAACTGATACGGTCAGAGAGATATGCAGTAATCTGCATACCTCCAACCGTACCTATTTTGTACGGGAGACGCCTAACTGGGTCACGTGATCTACGACaagaaaccctaaaccctaaaaaaGAATGCAGGAAAAGTAGAGGATGCGGGACGAGAGGGTATACCTAGTGCGAAGGTGCAGCAGAGACACTCCGGGTCCGCTCCTATGCACACAcctctctgttgacggtccttaagtatcaaatttaattatcaaataaataaagaaaaggatccaaatgaaaacaagatccagacttagggttttatctgacagaattccacgagttttggtgtttgtctatttctgcagggggttatcaggaaatatggaagaaaggcccacgtgTCGGGATtaagtaaagatattaacgtgctgcgcaattatcttacatctagaagactccagaagccacgagaccgaagcggaggcgaaacagggccagagacagggcgcccgccctgcccctgagtccaatcaggactctgctttgcgggagatctccaccgacctaaaggatgaatctaaaccatacaatctatgtcgg
This window of the Sorghum bicolor cultivar BTx623 chromosome 7, Sorghum_bicolor_NCBIv3, whole genome shotgun sequence genome carries:
- the LOC110437292 gene encoding uncharacterized protein LOC110437292 produces the protein MHYDVRVQTVINYYATRLGQRKTKAEAREIDLTREQYMDEEMRAWWCANCPDAWEAMVDKWLDPVFREAHRAGQERRRRMPGVAHHQGNRSLSGYAQAWSAAHGGQPCSLFAAYGMSHKGPRG